From a region of the Zingiber officinale cultivar Zhangliang chromosome 10B, Zo_v1.1, whole genome shotgun sequence genome:
- the LOC122029731 gene encoding NAC domain-containing protein 73-like, producing MTWCNNNDGQTPAAAAAPSVGRRLNSSLIKTCPSCGHRIHLQEHPQGGGIQELPGLPAGVKFDPTDQELLEHLEGKSRPELQRFHPLVDDFITTIEGEDGICYTHPQKLPGVSRDGIVRHFFHRPSKAYTTGTRKRRKVLNDQHGCETRWHKTGKTRPVLVGGNLKGYKKILVLYTNYGKQRKPEKTNWVMHQYHLGSEEEEKEGELVVSKVFYQTQPRQCGAGGANRSHALFQTSSLSSAGDDRGSGISNNICYNSSVIGSYNQRRREENGPTHLVPKFSVHSSSGPSCLP from the exons ATGACATGGTGCAACAACAACGATGGCCAAACTCCAGCTGCTGCTGCTGCCCCTTCTGTTGGAAGGAGATTGAACTCCAGTCTGATCAAGACATGTCCTTCTTGTGGCCATCGCATCCACCTTCAGGAGCATCCCCAG GGTGGTGGAATCCAAGAGTTGCCGGGGTTGCCGGCCGGAGTAAAGTTTGACCCGACGGATCAGGAGTTGCTGGAGCACTTGGAAGGGAAGAGCCGGCCAGAGTTGCAGAGGTTTCATCCTCTCGTCGACGACTTCATCACCACAATTGAAGGAGAGGACGGCATCTGCTACACCCACCCGCAGAAGCTTCCTG GGGTGAGCAGGGATGGCATTGTCCGTCACTTCTTCCACCGGCCGTCCAAGGCCTACACCACCGGCACTAGGAAGCGCAGAAAAGTCCTCAACGACCAGCACGGCTGCGAGACACGGTGGCACAAGACCGGAAAGACCCGGCCGGTACTCGTCGGCGGCAATCTGAAGGGCTACAAGAAGATCCTCGTCCTCTACACCAACTACGGCAAGCAACGGAAGCCGGAGAAGACCAACTGGGTGATGCACCAGTACCACTTGGGCtccgaggaggaagagaaggaaggggAGCTCGTCGTGTCCAAGGTCTTCTATCAAACACAACCGAGGCAATGCGGAGCGGGCGGAGCCAATAGATCTCATGCTCTGTTTCAGACAAGCAGCCTCAGTTCTGCAGGGGATGATCGTGGCAGCGGCATCAGTAATAATATTTGCTACAATTCTTCTGTTATTGGATCTTACAACCAGAGAAGAAGGGAAGAAAATGGTCCGACGCACCTGGTGCCTAAGTTTTCAGTGCATTCCAGTAGTGGCCCTTCTTGCCTTCCTTGA
- the LOC122030348 gene encoding F-box/LRR-repeat protein At3g26922-like — MDDGNNFDRCPDDVVVGSILSRLPVSDLVRFGVISRRWRNQWTSVRSLDFAPDRYFNFLDNTESFDEVFTGVLNRLQSEFPINLIRCSIALPLGVNSIVLSRWLSLLGGCSVRDLALRSHTGYVFLCSFLSLVPSLEHLELARHVRLSTSPDDPFLPRLRSVALCGVKMSIGETLAFFLSKCPALERLRLDGCIFMGGQTLRVVDAPRLSHLAVLNTSLRGIEIAAPALTTLEMDGVSMDRKVVLNVPSLRFLTTSYVAGNRKYFFSSILETIQFDCGAFANLLRLSIRIDMSNTMEAVLLASALRACLLLKELRLTINPAKTNCCSLPYDQFRFWEKQNYFDCLSWHLEYASIANYGEHCDELDFVQFLAREALVLKKLVIWRSRINGEINASAGEIRFMATASTFTNAASPWLDVVWN, encoded by the exons ATGGATGACGGCAACAATTTCGATCGATGCCCCGACGACGTCGTCGTCGGAAGCATCCTCTCTCGCCTCCCAGTCTCCGATCTCGTCCGTTTCGGAGTTATCTCCCGGCGGTGGAGAAATCAATGGACATCCGTTCGCTCCCTCGACTTCGCGCCCGATCGCTACTTCAATTTCCTCGATAACACTGAATCCTTCGACGAAGTCTTCACCGGCGTCTTAAACCGCCTCCAATCGGAGTTTCCGATCAACCTCATCCGCTGCAGCATTGCGCTCCCCCTCGGCGTCAATAGCATCGTCCTTAGCCGCTGGCTCAGCCTCCTCGGGGGGTGCTCCGTCCGCGACCTCGCCCTCCGCAGCCACACAGGATACGTGTTCCTCTGTTCCTTCCTCAGCCTCGTCCCCTCGCTCGAACACCTTGAGCTCGCCCGCCACGTGCGCCTCTCCACCTCGCCTGACGACCCTTTTTTGCCGCGTCTCCGCTCCGTGGCGCTGTGCGGTGTCAAGATGTCGATCGGCGAGACGCTCGCGTTCTTCCTGTCGAAGTGCCCGGCCCTGGAGCGCCTCCGCCTTGACGGGTGCATCTTCATGGGGGGGCAGACGCTGAGGGTCGTGGACGCGCCGCGTCTGAGTCACCTCGCGGTGCTCAACACCTCGCTGCGCGGGATCGAGATCGCCGCGCCTGCGCTCACCACCCTCGAGATGGACGGCGTCTCCATGGACAGGAAAGTCGTCCTCAACGTTCCTTCTCTTCGTTTCCTCACCACCTCCTACGTTGCCGGCAACAGAAAATACTTCTTCTCCAGCATCCTCGAG ACGATTCAATTCGATTGCGGAGCATTCGCGAACCTACTCAGGTTATCGATCAGGATTGACATGAGCAACACGATGGAGGCCGTTCTGTTGGCTTCTGCTCTCAGGGCCTGCCTCCTGCTCAAGGAACTGCGTCTAACG ATTAATCCAGCGAAGACGAACTGTTGCTCACTGCCATATgaccaatttaggttttgggagAAGCAAAACTACTTCGACTGCCTGAGTTGGCACTTGGAGTACGCCAGCATCGCCAACTACGGCGAGCACTGTGACGAATTAGATTTTGTTCAGTTTTTGGCTAGGGAAGCGCTAGTGCTGAAGAAATTGGTGATTTGGCGCAGCAGAATTAATGGTGAGATTAATGCTAGTGCGGGAGAAATACGTTTCATGGCGACTGCGTCCACCTTCACCAACGCAGCTTCCCCTTGGCTTGATGTAGTCTGGAATTAA
- the LOC122028704 gene encoding auxin response factor 15-like, whose amino-acid sequence MDIDLNTIEEAEEEEEEPERLTGLGAAPAAADAPQAVSVCLELWHACAGPRIWLPKKGSLLVYLPQGHLEYLGFSGVDCDGGRWGACRFDVPPHVFCRVMDVNLHADVGTDEVYARLSLVSESEESEGRVDKGETEGEEGYEDGEFMSRSSTPHMFCKTLTASDTSTHGGFSVPRRAAEDCFPPLDYKQQRPSQELTAKDLHGTEWRFRHIYRGQPRRHLLTTGWSAFVNRKRLISGDAVFFLRGDDGVLRLGVRRAAQSKGCIPVPEHQNPDVALTTLAVVSNAVSMKKVFYINYNPRTSSSAFVVPYWKFIRSSESSLGVGTSFKMSNENDDASERRPTGLITGIRDIDPQRWPGSKWRCLSVNWDDDVDTNRRNQISPWEIESIGSVIGSASLPTTGSKRAKLCLPPASMDYPILNGNGCLDLRESASFHKVLQGQELMRLKTPNNFGFDAHIRNLQYLEGKGHPCNANRNMTSESVSEGSRIRIPDGGSDFSLSCTGFREPVRFLGVLQGQEVFSKVPPFRGARSDAHTGNGKYGLFDSVQTSHAGKSLPALSVGYGTLVQPSLPLIQASSPSSVLMIQEANSKTSLLLSNPCQDRHDGNRFFPKTNGMEAMHKKEGNFGFWPSTMGYHLANEQHKLVKIHDPIIIDGKVHREKGQDVGQNGCRLFGFPLTERIPESNLHEKPLPFSPSLTPGKLDIGFTTSPMPQMPAKPVGCSCIGASSLYALCAAPF is encoded by the exons ATGGACATCGATCTGAATACCATagaggaggcggaggaggaggaggaggagcctgAGCGGTTGACAGGGCTCGGCGCTGCCCCTGCGGCGGCGGATGCGCCTCAGGCGGTGTCGGTGTGCCTAGAGCTCTGGCATGCGTGCGCGGGGCCCCGGATATGGCTGCCCAAAAAGGGGAGCTTGTTGGTGTACCTTCCGCAGGGGCATCTGGAGTACCTGGGGTTCAGTGGCGTTGATTGCGACGGAGGGAGATGGGGAGCCTGCCGCTTCGATGTGCCACCGCATGTGTTCTGCCGTGTGATGGATGTTAATCTCCAT GCCGACGTGGGCACCGATGAAGTTTATGCCCGGCTCTCTCTTGTCTCCGAAAGCGAG GAATCGGAAGGAAGAGTGGACAAGGGCGAGACTGAAGGAGAAGAGGGATACGAGGATGGTGAATTCATGAGCAGGTCATCCACGCCCCATATGTTCTGTAAGACTCTGACTGCTTCTGACACCAGCACCCACGGCGGGTTCTCTGTCCCTCGTCGAGCTGCTGAGGACTGTTTTCCTCCCCTG GACTATAAGCAGCAGCGACCTTCGCAAGAGCTTACTGCAAAAGATTTGCATGGAACAGAGTGGAGGTTTCGCCATATCTACAGAG GCCAACCTCGTCGACACCTTCTTACAACCGGCTGGAGTGCATTTGTCAATAGGAAGAGGCTTATTTCAGGCGATGCAGTGTTCTTTCTTCG AGGTGATGACGGGGTGCTCAGATTGGGTGTTAGGCGAGCAGCTCAGTCCAAAGGCTGTATTCCAGTTCCTGAACATCAAAATCCTGACGTGGCTTTAACTACATTGGCGGTTGTTTCTAATGCTGTGTCTATGAAAAAGGTTTTCTATATAAATTATAACCCAAG GACAAGCTCATCAGCATTTGTAGTTCCATATTGGAAATTTATAAGAAGCTCTGAGAGTTCCCTTGGTGTGGGAACGAGTTTTAAAATGTCTAATGAAAATGATGATGCCTCAGAAAGGAG GCCTACCGGTCTGATAACTGGAATCAGGGACATTGACCCTCAAAGATGGCCTGGTTCAAAGTGGAGATGTCTGTCG GTTAACTGGGATGATGATGTGGATACTAATAGACGAAATCAAATTTCTCCATGGGAAATTGAATCAATTGGTTCTGTTATAGGCTCTGCTAGCCTGCCAACTACAGGTTCCAAAAGGGCTAAACTTTGTCTTCCCCCTGCCAGTATGGATTATCCAATTCTGA ATGGAAATGGGTGTCTGGACTTGAGGGAGTCTGCAAGCTTCCACAAGGTCTTGCAAGGTCAAGAATTAATGAGACTCAAAACTCCAAATAATTTTGGATTTGATGCTCATATCCGAAATCTTCAATATTTGGAAGGTAAGGGGCATCCGTGCAATGCAAACAGAAACATGACAAGTGAATCTGTTTCTGAAGGTAGTAGGATTAGAATCCCAGATGGAGGTTCTGATTTTTCCTTAAGCTGCACAGGCTTTAGGGAACCCGTTCGGTTCCTAGGGGTCTTGCAAGGTCAAGAAGTTTTCTCAAAAGTTCCACCATTTCGTGGAGCTCGATCTGATGCTCATACTGGGAATGGTAAATATGGATTGTTTGATAGTGTTCAAACATCTCATGCTGGAAAAAGTTTACCAGCATTGTCTGTGGGATATGGTACGCTAGTGCAACCATCATTGCCACTAATTCAGGCATCGTCTCCATCCTCAGTTCTAATGATTCAAGAAGCAAATTCCAAGACTTCCCTACTTCTATCTAATCCTTGTCAAGACAGGCATGATGGCAATCGGTTCTTTCCAAAGACAAATGGCATGGAAGCAATGCATAAAAAAGAGGGAAACTTTGGATTTTGGCCTTCAACAATGGGTTATCATCTTGCTAATGAGCAGCACAAGTTGGTCAAAATCCATGATCCCATCATCATCGATGGTAAGGTGCACAGAGAAAAGGGGCAGGATGTCGGCCAAAATGGTTGTAGGCTTTTTGGATTTCCTTTGACTGAAAGGATCCCAGAATCAAATTTACATGAGAAACCTCTACCTTTCTCTCCAAGTTTAACTCCAGGAAAGCTTGATATTGGCTTCACAACTTCTCCGATGCCTCAAATGCCCGCTAAGCCTGTTGGTTGCAGTTGCATTGGAGCAAGTTCTTTGTATGCCCTGTGTGCAGCTCCATTTTAG